The genomic window CCAGACTTCAaacacccatgtacttcttctTACAGCATTTGgcttttgtagatatctgttacacCTCCGCTATCACTCCCAAGATGTTACAAAACTTAatagcagaaaataaaattatatcatttgGTGGCTGTGTAATGCAGTTATTGGTTTATGCAACATTTGCAACCAGTGACTCTTACCTCCTGGCTGCTATGGCAGTAGATCGCTATGTAGCCATCTGTAAGCCACTTCACTATCCAATAATCATGTCTCGAACAGTCTGCATCCACTTGGTAGCTGGATCATATGTCGTGGGCTCAATAAATTCCTCTGTACACACGGGTTTGACATTTTCATTGTCTTTCTGTAAGTCCAACAACATCAATCATTTCTTTTGTGATGTTCCCCCAATTCTCACCCTTTCTTGTTCCACCATTGCTATCAACATCATGCTGCTTGCTGTTTTTGTGGGATTCAATTTGATGTTCACTGTGCTGGTCATCATCTTCTCCTACATACACATCATGGCCGCCATCCTAAAGATGTCTTCTAGTGCCGGGAAGAAaaaagccttctccacctgtgcctcccacctgACAGCTGTCACCATTTTCTATGGGACTCTCTCTTACATGTATCTACAGCCTAATTCTAATCATGCCCAGGAGAATATGAAAGTGGCCTCCATATTTTATGGGATTGTGATTCCGATGTTGAACCCCTTGATATACAGCTTGAGGAATAAGGAGGTAAAAGAAGCTTTAAAAATgataaggaaaaattattttagattgaAACCAAACTGTTAAAACTTAGCCTATCAATGTATCAAGTAGAGACATTTTACCACAAGTTACTATTTCCAAAATCGAAAACATGTTCAACTGTTAAACCTGAGCTACCCCTTTCAGTAGATAAAGTCTTAGAATGTGGGGAATATACCAAGAACCCCTTCTGAGACCCATTTTCTTTGGAATATGGTTTGAGAAACTGTCTTATACTTCCCATGGAAAAGGGCTTTGTTGGGATcacttaaaatattaagaaatatgtaTAAACAGtataaatatcttaaatattttaaatatgttgttaATGATTAAAATCTGTATTTGTATTAAAagcaatattaaaattatattttattactttctaCTCATTTAAACACTTCTTAAATTGTCTATAATGCAGCTCTTCATGAATTCTGTTCAAAATATGGCATAAATCAGAACATAAAATCAATATATTGCTTTAAAAAACTCATAACTCAAGCTATTCTTTCTACCtaacttttatgtatttgttgaattccttattaCTTGAAAATGCTTGTTTCTGCCACTAGTGACCCTCTTTAATCTCATTCCACTTCTTTCTTACCTAGGGAAAGGGAATGCCTACAAACATCTTCCATTTATTACTCCAATAGGGGAAATCTACAAACAGGTAGATCTAAAAACCTAACTATTGTTAATTCATTTACAAAAGACATATCATCATTTCTGCTTATTGTTATTAAACTACAGAAATTCAATAGGAATTCAAACAGAGGCCAAGAGCATTTTGagtcaaaaagacaaacaatgtgGGGGCTTGGCACTGTAgtgctacagcaggttaagcaagagcctacagtgcctgcatcctatatggtcaccagttcaagttccagttgctccagttcctatccagctccctgataatggcctgggaaaggagtagaagatggcccaagcagttgggcctctgcacccatgtgggacacccaggagaagctcctggcctcctgacttcagactggccattttatcagttgcagccatttagggagtaaaccagcagatggaagattctctctctctctctctctctgtctctctctctctctctatctctatctttcaaataaataaataaattttttttttttttgacaggcgctgcgccgatccgaagccaggagccagacgcttcctcctggtctcccatgcgggtgcagggcccaaggactatgggccatcatcctccactgccttcccgggccacagcagagaactggagtggaagaggagcaactgggacagaatctggcaccccatccGGGACTGgtacccggggtgctggtgccacagggggaatgagccgtggcgccggccaataaatacaatttttttaaaaaaagatttggtgCGTAGATTGTATGCCATATTATAATAATGTAGATgcagggtcggcactgtggcatagtaggctaagcttctgcctgtggtgccagcatcccgtatgggcactggtccgTGTCCCAacagctcctcttctgaaccagctctctgctatggcctgggaaaggagtagaacaTGGACcatgtgcttgggttcctgcaccacatgggagaccaggtagaagctcctggcttctggctcctggcttaagatcagctcagctccggccattatgacCATGTTGGAAATGAACCATAAGgggtggaagactttttctcttatttttcttatttctcttattttctctccctctctctgtaacgctacctctcaaataaataaataaaatcctttaaaagttATGTAGATGCAATGAAGGGAAGAATTTGTAGTCATTTTTATAGCCTATCACCGTGTAGTAGAACAAACTGCTTTTCAACTGACACCCTGATGAGGATATGATTCATTCATCCTACCATAGGTATAAATGTGGGAAACAATCTATTAGAATCTCTGTTAAGACAAGGGTCTTTCACGTTTTTGTTCATTATTATATCCTCAATACCTGTTGTCAAGAATTCATTAGCTACTCATTAAATAGTTGCTGAATGagtcaaaaaaagaataaacacagCAAACTATAATGTGTCCACCAAATGAGGAAGTATACTAATCACACTGCAGTACAGTGAACTCTTCATACGGTAGCCTGTGTTTTCCAAGGACTTACTAGTTCAAGTATCTGTTTCTAAAATAT from Oryctolagus cuniculus chromosome 1, mOryCun1.1, whole genome shotgun sequence includes these protein-coding regions:
- the LOC127492846 gene encoding putative olfactory receptor 5AK3; protein product: MTQGNGTEVTEFCLLGFSAQNELQFVLFTIFLVIYVTSMVGNTGMILLIKIDSRLQTPMYFFLQHLAFVDICYTSAITPKMLQNLIAENKIISFGGCVMQLLVYATFATSDSYLLAAMAVDRYVAICKPLHYPIIMSRTVCIHLVAGSYVVGSINSSVHTGLTFSLSFCKSNNINHFFCDVPPILTLSCSTIAINIMLLAVFVGFNLMFTVLVIIFSYIHIMAAILKMSSSAGKKKAFSTCASHLTAVTIFYGTLSYMYLQPNSNHAQENMKVASIFYGIVIPMLNPLIYSLRNKEVKEALKMIRKNYFRLKPNC